In Pyrus communis chromosome 11, drPyrComm1.1, whole genome shotgun sequence, the sequence AAGGATATAAGGAATTGACGGATTTGGAATCTGACGTAAGGATCTTCCCGGATGGGGTTTTTAAGTTTGTAAATCTAGGCCGCCACTTAATCTTAGCAATTGGCGAAGATCCGATCGTTGGATCATTCCGAAACTTTATGATGTTGTTCTATAagtataatgtggatctttagaaGTTACATATCAAAAATCCGAGGTTTGGATCATCCGgattgagttacgtagggttgtgtaccctaccgtcgatctttgactAACGGTTGACTTTTGGGTCACATTAGGCGACtctgactcgtgtgctagcatagattgatgagtactaggtcagtcgtacaggtcgcattaggcgactccgactgGTGTGCTAGCATAGGTTGTTGAGCACTTAATTTTACTTATATTACTGTtgagattttgtgattttgggaTATCATGCCTTATTTACGTTTTGCAggttacggtaagtattttcatactactatgtatattttgaaaactatacatgttttacggcgaggggttacaacgttttcaaaggtttttattaaaactttattttaaggcccactcacccttatttttcgcccctccaggttttagctgttgAACTTTTGTATTGACGAGGATATAATCCTTATCCTatcttactgtactttacttatactctaacatcacgcatgaaatgagttcattcccgctcacagcgcactcttatatttaggcacttttaggtttaaatttactcacaatTCCActtcactacactttatggcttcatcaccttccaggtaTTGGCCAGTACAGCTCGATTcaaagtcctagtggacattccgggtcgggatgtgttaGGAAGGGACTCGAACACTTAACCTAATTTTATCATAACTCATTTTTCGACCGATCAagaggaattttttttattttcttttcataaggTATATCATTATAGAATATTTTGCAATTTGAATGATTTGGGAGTTTTCCATCAGTAACTTCATAACTTCATAATCTGCCACGTGAAAGATTTTGTGCACAAAACTATCAACACAACTAGTAAGGTAATACTCTTTGAATACAAGCAATGCAAGCTTCGGAGAGGAACTACATAGTTAGTAACTGCTATAACAAATAATATACGAAAAATGGCAACAAAAATGAATCTGTCAGTTACATTAAAATAGACCGCACCAACTTCATCACGAGACTCGAACAAAAAACACTAACCCGAATAGCAAATTTAATACAAATAAAAGCCGCACTAACATCTACATAAACATGTCACAAAAGTTAAACCCAATCTGTTGCCAATCTCACACTACTAAAAAAGGTGATGTtaggaaaactaaatttgtagacaaaattttgtaaattaaataacttgaaagctctttttttttattagtgacacatcatttggtttgtaaattttcaGATCACAAATGAGTCAAAATCGAAAATTCAGTAAGAAGGAAAAGAAGCCCAAACCCGGAGGGTCCAGCCCACCTGAATAACAACAATAACGCATCTGCACCGAAGAAAAAATAACGTACCAGGCAGGCAGGCGTGCAGCGTTCAGATGCAGGGACCCTCTTCTTTTatcctctctctatctctctctctctctctctctctctctctctctctctctctcttcttcccaTCTCAGTTTCCTGATACGAGACACAATTGATTGCAAATTCTGAGCAGATGTCGAGTTAAACCTCTTTCGGAAGCTTCAATTTGGCTTTCGACCCAACAAATTTTGTGGCAACGTTTCGATTTTTGAGGTAAGAGCTAAGGGTTTCGTTCATTTCTCGTTTTTGAAACTCCTGGAATTTGAATTCAGCTCAAGATAGCTCaagaaatttttaaaattgaatcgtgggtttgttttttgtttttggattcaTGCGTTCAGGAAGATAAATTTGGTAACTTTTAACTGAAGGGCTGATGGGGTTTAGGTTTACTTACCAATTCTGTTGACCTAAGTGTGTTATATTATCTGATTGTGATTTTCATTGGAAAATAGGTTGTTTTGAGGAAGATTTTGTTGTGGGGTTTGCTGttttcgtgttttttttttttttctttcgaaacGAAATGCTGATTTGGAGGTAGTTTAGTCCtatgaaggagaagaagttgTTGGTTGGATTAAGAAACCAGAGGGGAAAAAGAATAACGGGTGTGGATGGAGTTTAATCTTGCAACGGAGAAACCGGTGGTTTTGAACTAGGGTCTTGCAGGATTATCTTCTTCGTTGTGGTTTGTTGATCTTGAGTTTGTGCGGGAATGGATGACACCGAAGATGATGCGAGGTATCCTCCTAACCTGTACGGTGGGAATCACCAGCAGGGTTATGGTTCTTCACAACGTCCCAAGCTTCCTGCTCGCGGTGGTGGTCCATATCCTAGGCCAGTCCGTAATGACTAtgctgatgatgatgaagaagatgagacTGATGACGATGAAGAGTTgggtgaggaagaagaagataacaATGGGCGAAATGGTTTTCCTTCTGTTCACAAAGGTGTTGGGGATGATGATCACGAGGATGATagtgatgatgaagatgatgaggatgatgaagaggatAATAAGATGATGGTTAGAAGGCTGGATGATGATGATTTGAAAACGCACCCTAAGAAGCGTAAGTTGAAGAGTTTGATTTCAAGTTATGAATTTGCTCCTCGTTTGCCGGCTcctcctgctgctgctgctgcaccCTCTGCTCCAAAACAATCAATTGGTGGCCGGAATGCGCTTACAGATTGGACTGAACATGAAACTTTTGTGTTACTAGATGCTTGGGGTGATCGGTTTCTTCAACGTGGAAAAAAGAGTCTTCGCTCTGAGGAGTGGCAAGAGGTTGCAGAGAAAGTATCAGAGGTGTCAAAAATTGAAAGGACAGACACACAGTGCCGCAATCGGTTGGATACCTTA encodes:
- the LOC137707616 gene encoding trihelix transcription factor ENAP1-like, encoding MDDTEDDARYPPNLYGGNHQQGYGSSQRPKLPARGGGPYPRPVRNDYADDDEEDETDDDEELGEEEEDNNGRNGFPSVHKGVGDDDHEDDSDDEDDEDDEEDNKMMVRRLDDDDLKTHPKKRKLKSLISSYEFAPRLPAPPAAAAAPSAPKQSIGGRNALTDWTEHETFVLLDAWGDRFLQRGKKSLRSEEWQEVAEKVSEVSKIERTDTQCRNRLDTLKKKYKKERAKFAETGGATSKWVYFAKMDMLMSSLQQQAGLSCGLDSGEYVFMNPKVYLNRANGLDEMRDSPGNSESAEGGDDDSDGLPPKKRRYGRENDDRGSFRLLADSIQKFSDIYEKIENSKRKQMAELEKMRMDFHRDLELQKRQIMERAQAEIAKIQHGDDEENDNSAENASG